In Lonchura striata isolate bLonStr1 chromosome 32, bLonStr1.mat, whole genome shotgun sequence, a single window of DNA contains:
- the ANK1 gene encoding ankyrin-1 isoform X11 has protein sequence MAQAAKQLKKIKDIEAQALQEQKEKEESNRKRRNRSRDRKKKRGHAPTTVDPLPSCCKQGSPEGMLEQESAVQADAATSFLRAARSGNLDKALDHLRNGVDINTCNQNGLNALHLASKEGHVKMVVELLHKEIVLETTTKKGNTALHIAALAGQQDVVRELVNYGANVNAQSQKGFTPLYMAAQENHLEVVKFLLENGANQNVATEDGFTPLAVALQQGHENVVAHLINYGTKGKVRLPALHIAARNDDTRTAAVLLQNDPNADVLSKTGFTPLHIAAHYENLSVAQLLLNRGASVNFTPQNGITPLHIASRRGNIIMVRLLLDRGAQIETRTKDELTPLHCAARNGHVRIAEILLDHGAPIQAKTKNGLSPIHMAAQGDHLDCVRLLLQYSAEIDDITLDHLTPLHVAAHCGHHRVAKLLVEKGAKPNSRALNGFTPLHIACKKNHIRVMELLLKTGASIDAVTESGLTPLHVAAFMGHLPIVKTLLQRGASPNVSNVKVETPLHMAARAGHTDVAKYLLQNKAKANAKAKDDQTPLHCAARIGHTGMVKLLLENNANPNLATTAGHTPLHITAREGHMDTALALLEKGASQTCMTKKGFTPLHVAAKYGKVDVAELLLAHDAHPNAAGKNGLTPLHVAVHHNNLEIVKLLLPKGSSPHNSAWNGYTPLHIAAKQNQMEVASSLLQYGASANAESLQGVTPLHLASQEGHADMVALLFSKQANGNLGNKSGLTPLHLVAQEGHVLVADVLVKHGVTVDAITRMGYTPLHVASHYGNIKLVKFLLQHQADVNAKTKLGYTPLHQAAQQGHTDVVTLLLKHGASPNEISTNGTTPLAIAKRLGYISVTDVLKIVTEETDIPSVGDKHRMSFPETVDEILDVSEDEGTVHVTVMEEELIAPKPKTPDVRDQEGKREILEFMTTTTMEQMVESPAVLQVPCVPPETVVTRAEETEQVGPVETEVEQVSLLHAPLVSPQEPSKEFDEDSLIPSSPATETSDNISPVASPVHTGFLVSFMVDARGGSMRGSRHHGLRVVIPPRACAAPTRITCRLVKPQKLPAPPPLAEEEGLGSRIIALGPAGAQFLSPVIVEIPHFASYGRGDRELVVLRSENGSVWKEHRNRYEESYMDQLLSGMDEELESQEELDKKRVCRIITTDFPLYFVVMSRICQDCDMIGPEGGCLKSTLVPMVQATFPDAAVTKRVRLALQAQPVPDELVTKLLGNQATFSPIVTVEPRRRKFHRPIGLRIPLPPSWKDNPRDSGEGDTTSLRLLCSVIGGTAQAQWEDITGTTKLVYENECANFTTNVSARFWLADCPRTAEAVHFATMLYKELTAVPYMAKFVVFAKMNDAREGRLRCYCMTDDKVDKTLEQHENFTEVARSRDIEVVEGMPLHVELSGNLVPVKKAAQPRTFLFQSFRENRLVIPIKVRDSSREASGSLSFLRKAMKYEDLQHVLCHLNISIPPCTKGSGSDERRRTLTPLSLRERYSILSETSFGSLSSTDKADQKMVDIAEQLGLSWAELARELQFGVDDINRIRVENPNSLLEQSIALLNLWASREGKNVKIENLYTALRNIDRSEIVNMLEGSGRQSRSLKGSWRYTDRDYSLSPSQMNGYASLQDELLSPASLHYTLPSPLRADQYWNEVAIMDAIPMAATEQDALMEMSDMQVWSSGLTPSLVTAEDSSLECSKAEDSDATSEGRFPGQLLADAHGPDHMGSMDLVEDDTVDSDAMNGLIDLLEQEEGQRPEGKIPSGDHQPGTGEQDPESEVSFVSVQEKVQARIMTSPTFSHDVEKSADRT, from the exons AATGGGCTGAACGCCTTGCACCTGGCCTCCAAGGAGGGCCATGTGAAAATGGTGGTGGAGCTGCTGCACAAGGAGATCGTTTTGGAGACAACAACCAAG AAGGGAAACACAGCCCTGCACATTGCTGCCTTGGCTGGACAGCAGGACGTGGTCCGGGAGCTGGTGAACTATGGGGCCAACGTCAATGCACAGTCCCAG AAAGGCTTCACACCTCTCTACATGGCAGCACAGGAGAACCACCTGGAAGTTGTGAAGTTCTTGCTGGAAAATGGAGCCAACCAGAATGTAGCCACAGAG GATGGCTTCACTCCACTAGCTGTGGCTCTCCAGCAAGGACATGAGAATGTGGTTGCTCACCTTATCAACTATGGGACAAAGGGTAAGGTCCGTCTGCCTGCCCTGCACATTGCAGCCCGCAATGACGACACTcgcacagctgctgtgctgctgcagaatgACCCCAATGCTGATGTCCTCTCCAAG ACTGGATTCACCCCTTTGCACATTGCAGCCCACTATGAAAATCTCAGTGTGGCCCAATTACTGCTGAACCGTGGAGCCAGTGTCAACTTCACACCCCAG AATGGGATCACTCCCCTGCACATAGCTTCCCGCCGGGGCAACATCATCATGGTGCGACTGCTGCTGGACCGTGGGGCCCAGATAGAGACAAGGACCAAG GATGAGCTGACCCCTCTCCACTGTGCAGCACGCAATGGACATGTGAGAATTGCAGAGATCCTCCTGGACCATGGGGCTCCCATTCAAGCCAAAACCAAG AACGGCTTGTCGCCGATCCACATGGCAGCCCAGGGTGACCACCTGGACTGCGTACGCCTGCTGCTGCAGTACAGTGCAGAGATCGACGACATCACCCTGGACCACCTAACGCCACTGCATGTGGCTGCACACTGTGGACACCACCGTGTGGCCAAGCTGCTGGTGGAGAAGGGGGCCAAGCCCAACTCCCGAGCCCTG aATGGCTTCACACCCCTCCATATTGCCTGCAAGAAAAACCACATCCGTgtgatggagctgctgctgaagacAGGTGCCTCCATTGATGCTGTCACAGAG TCTGGCCTGACCCCTCTGCATGTGGCTGCCTTCATGGGACACCTACCCATCGTCAAGACTCTGCTGCAGCGTGGAGCCTCTCCTAATGTGTCCAACGTG AAAGTAGAGACTCCTCTACACatggcagccagagctgggcacacagaTGTGGCAAAGTACCTGCTGCAGAACAAAGCCAAAGCCAATGCTAAGGCCAAG GACGACCAGACTCCTCTGCACTGTGCTGCACGCATCGGCCACACTGGCATGGTCAAACTCCTTTTGGAGAACAATGCCAACCCAAACCTGGCCACCACAGCAGGGCACACGCCCCTGCACATCACTGCCAGAGAGGGGCACatggacacagccctggccctgctggagaAGGGAGCCTCACAGACCTGCATGACCAAG AAAGGATTTACCCCTCTCCACGTTGCAGCCAAGTATGGAAAGGTGGATGTGGCAGAGTTGCTGTTGGCACATGACGCTCACCCCAATGCAGCAGGGAAG AATGGTCTGACTCCACTGCATGTGGCTGTGCACCACAACAACCTGGAGATTGTcaagctgctgctccccaaGGGGAGCTCCCCACACAACTCAGCCTGG AATGGGTACACCCCCCTGCACATCGCTGCCAAGCAGAACCAGATGGAAGTGGCCAGCAGCCTGCTGCAGTATGGGGCTTCTGCAAATGCTGAGTCTTTGCAGGGAGTCACTCCCCTGCACCTGGCTTCCCAGGAGGGGCATGCAGACATGGTGGCACTGCTTTTCTCCAAACAAGCCAATGGCAACCTAGGCAACAAG AGTGGCCTGACTCCTCTCCATCTTGTGGCCCAAGAGGGGCATGTGCTGGTTGCTGATGTTCTAGTGAAACATGGAGTCACAGTGGATGCAATAACCAGG ATGGGCTATACCCCACTGCATGTGGCCAGCCATTATGGGAACATCAAGCTGGTGAAGTTTTTGCTGCAGCACCAAGCAGACGTCAATGCCAAAACTAAG CTGGGCTACACCCCCCTGCACCAAGcggcacagcagggccacacAGATGTGGTGACACTGCTGCTGAAGCACGGCGCATCTCCCAATGAGATCAGTACA AATGGCACCACTCCCCTGGCCATCGCAAAGCGGCTTGGCTACATTTCTGTCACAGACGTGCTCAAGATTGTCACAGAGGAAACCGACATCCCG TCAGTTGGCGACAAGCACCGCATGAGCTTCCCAGAGACTGTAGATGAGATTCTGGACGTATCAGAGGATGAAG GCACTGTTCATGTCACAGTAATGG AGGAAGAGCTGATTGCACCAAAGCCCAAGACACCTGATGTCAGAGACCAGGAAGGCAAAAGGGAGATACTGGAGTTCATGACCACAACAACAATGGAGCAAAT GGTGGAGTCTCCAGCTGTCCTGCAGGTCCCCTGCGTCCCACCTGAAACTGTGGTGACAAGAGCTGAGGAGACTGAGCAGGTAGGACCTGTGGAGACAGAAGTTGAGCAAGTCAGCCTGCTGCATGCACCCTTGGTGTCCCCACAGGAG CCCTCCAAAGAGTTCGACGAGGACTCTCTGAtccccagcagccctgccacTGAGACCTCAGATAACATCAGCCCAGTGGCCAGCCCCGTGCACACAGG GTTCCTGGTGAGCTTCATGGTGGATGCTCGTGGTGGCTCCATGCGGGGCAGCCGGCACCACGGTCTGCGCGTGGTCATCCCGCCCCGCGCCTGTGCTGCACCGACCCGCATTACCTGCCGCTTGGTGAAGCCCCAAAAGCTACCTGCACCCCCACCACTGGCTGAGGAGGAGGGTCTGGGCAGTCGGATCATTGCTCTGGGGCCTGCTGGTGCCCAATTCCTCAg CCCTGTCATTGTGGAGATTCCACACTTTGCCTCATATGGACGTGGAGACCGTGAGCTGGTAGTCCTGCGCAGCGAGAACGGCTCTGTGTGGAAGGAGCACCGCAACCGCTATGAGGAGAGCTACATGGACCAGCTGCTCAGTGGCATGGACGAGG agctggagagccaggaggagctggataAAAAGAGAGTCTGCCGCATCATCACCACCGACTTCCCTCTCTACTTTGTGGTCATGTCCCGGATTTGCCAGGACTGCGATATGATTGGCCCTGAGGGAGGGTGTTTGAAAAGCACACTGGTGCCCATGGTACAGGCCACCTTCCCAGATGCTGCTGTCACCAAAAGAGTGAGGCTGGCCCTGCAG gcacagcctgtgcctgatGAGTTGGTGACTAAGCTGCTGGGGAATCAAGCGACCTTCAGCCCCATTGTCACAGTGGAGCCACGACGGAGGAAGTTCCACCGCCCCATTGGCCTCCGGATCCCACTGCCACCATCCTGGAAGGACAATCCCCGAGACAGTGGTGAGGGTGACACCACCAGCCTACGTCTGCTCTGCAGTGTGATCG gagggacagCCCAAGCCCAGTGGGAAGACATAACAGGCACCACAAAGCTAGTCTATGAAAATGAGTGTGCTAACTTTACCACCAATGTGTCTGCCAG GTTCTGGCTGGCTGACTGCCCACGCACAGCTGAGGCTGTGCATTTTGCCACCATGCTCTACAAGGAGCTGACAGCCGTGCCCTACATGGCCAAATTTGTGGTGTTTGCCAAGATGAACGATGCACGAGAAGGCCGGCTGCGCTGCTACTGCATGACTGATGACAAGGTGGACAAGACTTTAGAGCAGCATGAGAACTTCACTGAGGTGGCCCGCAGCAGGGACATTGAG GTGGTAGAGGGAATGCCTTTGCACGTCGAACTCTCAGGGAACCTGGTGCCTGTCAAGAAGGCTGCTCAGCCCCGCACCTTCCTCTTCCAGTCCTTCCGGGAGAATCGTCTTGTCATTCCCATCAAG GTCCGGGACAGCAGCCGGGAAGCCAGTGGCTCCTTGTCTTTCTTGCGCAAGGCTATGAAATATGAGGACCTCCAGCATGTACTCTGCCACCTGAACATCAGCATACCACCCTGCACCAAG GGGAGTGGCAGTGATGAGCGAAGGAGGACACTAACACCATTGTCTCTGCGGGAGCGATACAGCATTCTAAGTGAGACCAGTTTTG GCTCTCTGAGCAGCACAGACAAGGCAGACCAGAAGATGGTTGACATAGCAGAGCAACTGGGTCTCAGCTGGGCCG AGCTGGCACGTGAGCTGCAGTTTGGGGTGGATGACATCAACAGGATACGTGTGGAGAACCCCAACTCCCTTCTGGAGCAGAGCATAGCCTTACTCAACCTCTGGGCCAGCCGTGAGGGCAAGAATGTCAAGA TTGAGAACCTGTACACGGCACTGAGGAACATCGACCGCAGCGAGATTGTCAACATGCTGGAGGGCTCTGGTCGGCAGAGCCGCAGCCTGAAGGGAAGCTGGCGCTACACAGACAGAGACTACTCCCTCTCACCATCCCAGATGAATG GTTACGCTTCGCTGCAGGACGAGCTGCTGTCCCCTGCCTCCCTGCATTACACACTGCCATCCCCGCTGCGTGCCGACCAGTACTGGAATGAGGTGGCCATCATGGATGCTATCCCCATGGCTGCCACTGAGCAGGATGCCCTGATGGAGATGTCCGACATGCAGGTGTGGTCCTCGGGGCTCACCCCCTCGCTGGTGACTGCTGAGGACTCCTCTCTGGAGTGCAGCAAGGCTGAGGACTCGGATGCCACAAGCGAAGGCCGGTTCCCAGGGCAACTTCTAGCAGATGCTCATGGCCCAGACCATATGGGCTCTATGGACCTGGTTGAGGATGACACAGTGGACTCAGATGCCATGAATGGCCTGATTGACCTTCTagagcaggaggaggggcaGAGGCCAGAGGGGAAGATACCATCTGGTGATCATCAACCAGGGACTGGGGAGCAGGACCCGGAGAGTGAAGTCTCTTTTGTTTCAGTTCAGGAGAAGGTGCAAGCCAGGATCATGACATCACCTACCTTTAGCCATGATGTGGAGAAGAGTGCAGACAG GACCTGA